Part of the Litorilinea aerophila genome is shown below.
CATCTACAGCACCACGCCCGACGAACCCTTTGAGCGGGCCGTCGTCTCCCTGTTGCAGGCCGCGGGGGCCACGGTGGCGGTGCTGGAGAGTGACCCCCCTGGCATCCTGGCCCGTCGGCTCTCCACCGGGTTGGAAAGCTACCAGCCGGTGAGCGCCGCCTGGATGGTCGGCGCCCCGGATACGCCCGAACCGGTGCAGCGCGTGCTGGCCGGGTTGCCCGCGCCCCAGGAGCTGAGCGAGACGCAGGTCCAGTCGGTGGCCCAGGCCCTGCGCCAGGCCACGGGAACCACCTACGGGCTCCTCTGGCTGGGGACGGCGGGGGCGGATGAAGGCGTCTTCGGCCGCACGCCGGGCAAGACCTGGCTGGCCGTGGCCGGTCCCGGGGGCGTCACCACGGCCTCCGTCCCCTTCGGCGGCCAGGACGAATACACCCTGGTACGCATCAGCAACCAGGCGTTGGGGGTGCTGTGGCAACAACTGCGGACATCATCCTGACCCTGCTGGACCAGGCCAATCATCTCAAACAATTGCCCCGGACTGGCTGGTTGCTGGCTGGCGTGGCTGATCCGGAGTCGGTAGCCGAGCATAGCCATGCCACCGCGCTCCTGGCCCTCTTTTTGGCCGAATCCATCAACGCGGATTGGCGGGCCCAGGGGCTCAGCCAACCCCTGGCGGTGGACCGGGTGGTGCGCCTGGCCCTGATCCACGATCTGGCGGAGGCGGTCCTGACCGACCTGCCCCGGCGCAGCAGCCAGGTGTTGGGGGCGGCGGTCAAACAGGCGGCCGAGCGCCAGATCTTCCAGGAGCTTTTACAGGACCTGCCCAACGGCTCGGCCTATCTGCAACTCTGGGAGGAGTACGCCGCAGCCAGCACGCCGGAAGCCCGCCTGGTGCAGGATGCGGACAAGCTGGAAATGGTCCACCAGGCCCTCTGCTACCAGCGGCGGGGCCACCGGCACCTCCAGGAATTCTGGGAGGGCCATCGGTGGCACTACCCCCTGAGCCAGGCGCTCTTTGAGGCGCTGGACCGTGCCAGAGGGTGAGGGGGGTGATCCACACTCCGCACAGAGGCAACCATGGTGACGGGGGGTCGGCATCCTCAGATGCCGACCCAGAATAGCATCGATTATTTGTGGTTATTTTATTTGTGGACTATTCGTGGAGGCACTTGTGTGAACAGGCCGTCATGGTTGTTGGGGTCACTGCTATTTTGCGTCCTTTTTTTGCTCAGTGGCTGCCAGCAGAAGGTCTTTGTCGGTTTTCCCACGCCCACACCCACCAGCGCCCTGGCCGCGTCCATCACCGTGGTGAACGCCGAAGATGCCCCCATGCCGCCGGTGGGCCCTCGCACGGTGAACCCCTTCCTGGCCTTGCGCCGGTCCGGCGTGGGCCGCTCTTCAGCGCCCCTGGAGACCGGTGGCGGCCCGCCCTTCGACTGGCGCGAGACGGACAATTACCTGATCCTGGGCACCGACCGGCGGGATGGGTGGACCAACTGGCGCACCGATACCATCATGGTGGTGGGCCTGGATCGACGCCTGCAGCGGGCTGCCGTCCTGAGCATCCCCCGGGATCTCTACATCGAGATCCCCGGCTACGGCTGGGGACGCATCAACCAGGTGGACTACATCGGCGAGAAGGTGCTGAAGGTGGACGGCGGCGGCCCGGCCCTGGTCTCCACCGTGTTGAGCAACACCCTGGGTATCCAGACCGGGCACTGGATCCGCTTTGAGATGAATGGCTTCGTCTCTGTGGTGGATGCTGTAGGTGGGGTGACCATCCACCTGGATTGCCCCTTCTACGAGCCTATCTTCAACCTCACCACCAACTCGTGGGACTACTTCACCCTGCCCGCGGGTGAGGTGCACATGGACGGCGACACAGCCTACTGGTTCGTCCGCCTGCGCCTGCGGGAGAGCGACATCGGCCGGGCCCGGCGTCAGCGTCAGTTCCTCTGGGCCTTGCGGGACCAGGTGCTGCAGACCAACCTCCTGCCCCGGGTGCCGGAGCTCTGGCTAGCCTTCCGGGATTCCTTCACCACCGACCTCACCTTGCTGGAAGTTCTAGACCTGCTTCGCTTCGGTATCAGCCTGGATCCCGCCAACGTCCGCGCCGCGGGTATCACCCTCAAGGAGCTGCAGAGCTACACCACCGAGAATGGCGCCTCTGTGCTCATCATCGCTGACCCGGAAAAGGTCCGGGCTGTGGTGGAGAACATCTGGGATGCGCCGGCCATGGTGGACAGCAACCGGCAGGACAGCGAGCGCTGCGAGCCCATCCCCACCGGGCCACCCAACGTCACCGTGGAGGCGGTGCCCACGCCCGGCAGCACGCCTGTGCCGGATACAGCGCCCATCGACGTGCCGGGGGGGGAGAACGGCGAGGAGAACAACGAGACCATCGGCGCCGAGGGCCAGCTCGACACCGGCGGGGGCTGATCTCCCTCAGTACGTAGGTCACGCATGACTCCCCTGCAAAAAGGGCATTTTTGAACGCAAAGGCGCAAAGGTGCAAGGAACGCTCTTTTGGCACCCATGTCCGGCCGGGAGGCCGGACCTACGACCGGGTGCATTGGCGCTATACTGTACTACTCTGCCGCTGCCCAGGCCTCCCGCACCTGGGCCACGCTGGCCAGCAGCCAGCGGCGGTCACCGAAGATCTGGAGGGTGATGGTGCCGTCGTAGCGGAAGCTGCGCAGGTGTTGCAGTTCTCGCTCCAGGTGGATGCCGCCGGCCCGGGGCGCGCCCACGGGCAGGTGGTCGTCGGCGCTGCCGTCGTTGTCGCTCAGGTGGACGTGTCGGAGCCGGTCTGCCAGGGCGAAGAGGTAGTCCCGGGTCATACTGCGGGCCGTCTCCACATTGCCATGGCCGATGTCGTAGGTCAGGCCCAGGTCCGGCACCCGGCTGAAGATCTCCCGGAAATATTTGAGCTGATGGCGGTTCTGGGGGCTGTTCTCCAGGGCCACCTGAACCCCCTGCTCGGCGCCGTGCCGCACCAGGATGCTGAAGAGCTGCCGGCAGTACTCGTAGCCGGTGGCCTCGGACATGTAGGCCGGCCAACCCCGGAAGCCGACGGTGCAGAGCCGGGCGCCCACCCGTTGGGCCGCGTCGATGGTCCGTCGCAGCTCGTCCAGCGCGGCCTGGCGTACCAGGGGCGAAGGGTTTTCCACGGGCAGGTACGGGGCGGCATGGGCCAGTACCTGCAGGCCGGCGTCGGCGATGGCCCGCCCCACCGTAGACCAATCCTGGCTCTCCACCGCGGCGGTCGGCGCCTGGAAGGTCAGTTCCACGAAGTCGAAGCCCTGTTCACCAATCCACCGGATCTCCTCCAGCAGGTTGCGGCGAGGGTCATTCATTGCGCCCAGTTGCATCCATCTCTCCTTCCCTTGCATCCATCTGATGAGGCCGGGCGAACCGGCGCGCCAGCGGTGGGACAACTGTCAGCACCAGCGTGCCTAGCAGACCCGCCACCATGGCCCCCATGCCCCAACCCGGCGTTTGGGGATGGTTGTACAGCAGGCTGAACTGGGGCAGGAGTCGCAGGAAGCCGGCCACCGGCCAGACCACCGCCGCGAGCTGGAGGATGGCCACCAGGCTTCCGGTCACCCCCTGGGGGAGGAGGGCCCAGAAGGGGCTGAAGAGCAGCGCCGCGAAGCACAGCGCCATGGCCGCGGTCTGGGTGCGAAACTCGGGCGTGAGGAGCAGGCCGGGGCTCCAGGCCGGGGGCAGCATGTTGAGGGCCGCCACCCCGGCCACCAGCAGCAGGAACCCCCGGAGGGGCCAGCCGTAGCCCAGCTCCCGGCGAAAGGCCAGCAGGCTGCTGGTCAGGCTGACGGCCAGCAGGGGCAGGTAGAAACCCTCCCGCCAGAGGGTGAGGGCACCGCTGCGCACCGCGGGCAGAAACTTGACCACCTCGGCCAGGTCCAGACCGGTGATGACCAGCCCGGCCACCGGGTGGTCGATCCAGGGGCCGAAGTAGCCGGCCAGGCTCAGCAACAGGCTGAAGAGCAGCAGCCAGCGCCGGTGGCGGTTCAGGCGATCCACGGTCATGGGGTGTGGCGGCGGCTCAGGCGGATCTCCTGGCGACGGCGTCCCTCCTCGAAGCGGCGCCGCTCCTCGTCATTCTGCAGGTCCAGCGGCGGCACGGCTGTGGGGCGTAGCTGGTCGTCCAGGGCCACGTAGACAAAGTAGGCGCTGTTGGTGTGGGTGATTTCCCCCGTCAGCAGGTTTTCGGCCTCCACCCGCAGCTCCACCTCCATGCTGGTCCGGCCCACGTAGGTGATGCGCCCGTGGACCAGGAGCAATTGGCCCACGTAGACCGGCTGGTGGAAGGTGACGCTGTCCACGGTGACGGTTACCGCGGGGCGGCGGGCGTGGCGGCTGGCCACAATGCCGCCGCATTCATCACACAGCTTGAGGAGCACACCGCCGTGGACCGTGCCCAGGCTGTTGGAGTGTTCGGGCTGCATGAACTGGGTGAGGGTGAGGGCGCTGTCGGCTACGGTGCGGGGCCGCAGGTCGGTGGGTGTCATGACCACAATCCTTTCATGGCAGGACTTTCGTGTAGGCAGCGACGAGCTGTTGGGCGCTGCGTTCCCAGGTGAATTGGGCGGCGTGGGCCAGCCCGGCTTCCCGCAGGCGGATCCGTAGCTGTTCGTCCTGGGCCAGCTGCAGGATACCCTGGGCGATGCTCTCCACCTCTTCGGCGCGGACGTAGAGGGCGCCGGGGCCGCCGGCTTCGGGCAGGCAGGAGTTGTCGCCGGTGAGCACGGGGGTGCCGCAGGCCAGGGCCTCCACGATGGGGAGCCCAAACCCTTCGTATAGCGATGGGTAGGCGAAGAATTCGGCGGCGGCGTAGAGCGCGGGCAGGTCTTCGTCGGCCACGAAGCCGGGAAAGTGGACATGCTCCTCCAGGCCCAGCTCCTGCACCCGGGCGAAGATGGCGTCGTAGAGCCAGCCCTTGCTGCCGCCGATGACCAGCCGGTGGGGCAGCCGGGCCTCCTGGCGGGCCTGGTGGAAGGCCTCGATCAGGCGCACG
Proteins encoded:
- a CDS encoding HD domain-containing protein; protein product: MATTADIILTLLDQANHLKQLPRTGWLLAGVADPESVAEHSHATALLALFLAESINADWRAQGLSQPLAVDRVVRLALIHDLAEAVLTDLPRRSSQVLGAAVKQAAERQIFQELLQDLPNGSAYLQLWEEYAAASTPEARLVQDADKLEMVHQALCYQRRGHRHLQEFWEGHRWHYPLSQALFEALDRARG
- a CDS encoding sugar phosphate isomerase/epimerase family protein produces the protein MQLGAMNDPRRNLLEEIRWIGEQGFDFVELTFQAPTAAVESQDWSTVGRAIADAGLQVLAHAAPYLPVENPSPLVRQAALDELRRTIDAAQRVGARLCTVGFRGWPAYMSEATGYEYCRQLFSILVRHGAEQGVQVALENSPQNRHQLKYFREIFSRVPDLGLTYDIGHGNVETARSMTRDYLFALADRLRHVHLSDNDGSADDHLPVGAPRAGGIHLERELQHLRSFRYDGTITLQIFGDRRWLLASVAQVREAWAAAE
- a CDS encoding LCP family protein codes for the protein MNRPSWLLGSLLFCVLFLLSGCQQKVFVGFPTPTPTSALAASITVVNAEDAPMPPVGPRTVNPFLALRRSGVGRSSAPLETGGGPPFDWRETDNYLILGTDRRDGWTNWRTDTIMVVGLDRRLQRAAVLSIPRDLYIEIPGYGWGRINQVDYIGEKVLKVDGGGPALVSTVLSNTLGIQTGHWIRFEMNGFVSVVDAVGGVTIHLDCPFYEPIFNLTTNSWDYFTLPAGEVHMDGDTAYWFVRLRLRESDIGRARRQRQFLWALRDQVLQTNLLPRVPELWLAFRDSFTTDLTLLEVLDLLRFGISLDPANVRAAGITLKELQSYTTENGASVLIIADPEKVRAVVENIWDAPAMVDSNRQDSERCEPIPTGPPNVTVEAVPTPGSTPVPDTAPIDVPGGENGEENNETIGAEGQLDTGGG
- a CDS encoding acyl-CoA thioesterase, yielding MTPTDLRPRTVADSALTLTQFMQPEHSNSLGTVHGGVLLKLCDECGGIVASRHARRPAVTVTVDSVTFHQPVYVGQLLLVHGRITYVGRTSMEVELRVEAENLLTGEITHTNSAYFVYVALDDQLRPTAVPPLDLQNDEERRRFEEGRRRQEIRLSRRHTP